A genomic region of Rhipicephalus sanguineus isolate Rsan-2018 chromosome 1, BIME_Rsan_1.4, whole genome shotgun sequence contains the following coding sequences:
- the LOC119383239 gene encoding LOW QUALITY PROTEIN: long-chain fatty acid transport protein 1-like (The sequence of the model RefSeq protein was modified relative to this genomic sequence to represent the inferred CDS: inserted 1 base in 1 codon), protein MSSKSALLLGLFGVAGTLWSLSTAALLLAVAYLVTGGWRTLRLLVRTAPRDVLAAIGYMRLNWYMHRRVAQDTTVARVFASLARRQPDKPCLVTAQRTWTFSQVQDYSERVACALAALGLRPADEVALLTESRPEAVMLWLGLSKLGVVSALINYNLKQASLAHCISCVRSRAVVFTRALLEPLRDARPLIAEKLGTEPLYVCLDADVKDLGAPVTWLEPLLQAAEPSAPPYRGGMDDRXLYIYTSGTTGLPKAAIIKQRRFFSMASAVRHMMPMRDDDVLYVCLPVYHVAAGVLALSQTLLFGNTAVLRPRFSASAFWEDCAQYGCTVAQYIGETCRYLLAQPPRPQDRAHHVRLMFGNGLRPQLWRPFAERFGLADLREVYGATEGNANLVNTDNRPGAVGFFPVLFMLWPALGERLLPIKLVRVDETTGLPLRDKSGICLACGPGQVGELVGKVERSHMHQFDGYVNKEATQKKLYRDVFRKGDMAFASGDLLVTDELGYVYFRDRTGDTFRWKGENVSTAEVEGVAAQALGLSDCVAYGVSLPGTEGRAGMLAVQDPERRTDLDALLAALRRQLPVYAVPLFVRLTRAVDTTSTYKLKKGELQRHEYHLDQLSGDPCFFLDQTAGRYVPLDRDLYERLSAGVCRL, encoded by the exons ATGTCGTCGAAGTCGGCGCTGTTGCTTGGCCTCTTCGGTGTGGCCGGCACGCTGTGGTCGCTGAGTACCGCGGCGCTCCTGCTAGCCGTAGCTTACCTTGTCACGGGTGGCTGGCGCACACTGCGCCTGTTAGTGCGAACGGCGCCGCGTGATGTGCTCGCTGCCATCGGCTACATGCGCCTCAACTGGTACATGCACCGGCGCGTGGCCCAAGACACCACTGTGGCGCGCGTGTTCGCGTCGCTAGCACGCCGGCAGCCGGACAAGCCTTGTTTAGTGACAGCGCAGCGCACCTGGACGTTCTCCCAAGTGCAAGACTACTCGGAGCGCGTTGCGTGTGCGCTTGCGGCGCTGGGATTGCGACCCGCCGACGAAGTAGCTTTGCTCACCGAGTCTCGACCCGAGGCTGTCATGCTGTGGTTGGGCCTGTCCAAGCTGGGCGTTGTGTCAGCTCTCATCAACTACAATTTGAAACAGGCTTCCCTCGCACACTGTATCTCTTGCGTGCGCAGTCGTGCTGTTGTGTTCACACGCGCGCTGCTGGAACCGTTGCGCGATGCCCGACCCCTGATTGCAGAGAAGCTTGGCACCGAGCCGCTCTACGTCTGTCTCGACGCCGATGTGAAGGATTTGGGCGCGCCGGTGACCTGGCTGGAGCCCCTGTTGCAAGCTGCCGAACCCAGCGCCCCACCATACCGCGGCGGCATGGACGACC TGCTGTATATCTACACGTCCGGCACGACGGGCCTTCCCAAGGCTGCGATCATCAAGCAGCGTCGGTTCTTCAGCATGGCCAGCGCTGTGCGCCACATGATGCCCATGCGAGACGATGACGTTCTGTACGTCTGCCTGCCGGTGTACCACGTGGCCGCAGGCGTGCTGGCCTTGTCCCAGACGCTCCTGTTCGGCAACACAGCCGTGCTGCGGCCACGCTTCTCGGCGTCCGCCTTTTGGGAGGATTGCGCGCAGTACGGGTGTACTGTGGCCCAGTACATCGGTGAGACGTGTCGTTACCTGCTGGCGCAGCCGCCTCGCCCACAGGACCGTGCGCACCATGTCCGCCTCATGTTCGGCAACGGCCTGCGGCCGCAGCTGTGGCGCCCGTTCGCTGAGCGCTTCGGACTGGCCGACCTCCGGGAAGTGTATGGCGCCACCGAAGGCAATGCCAACCTGGTCAACACCGACAACCGTCCTGGAGCCGTGGGCTTCTTTCCCGTGTTGTTCATGCTGTGGCCCGCGTTGGGCGAGCGCCTGCTGCCCATCAAGCTGGTGCGCGTCGACGAGACGACTGGGCTTCCGCTGCGCGACAAGTCGGGCATCTGCCTCGCTTGCGGGCCCGGTCAGGTGGGTGAGCTCGTGGGCAAGGTCGAGCGCTCTCACATGCATCAATTCGACGGCTACGTGAACAAAGAGGCCACGCAGAAGAAGCTCTACCGCGACGTATTCCGCAAGGGCGACATGGCGTTCGCCTCGGGAGACCTGCTGGTCACCGACGAGCTGGGCTACGTCTACTTCCGCGATCGGACGGGTGACACCTTCCGCTGGAAGGGCGAGAACGTCTCCACGGCCGAAGTGGAAGGAGTGGCGGCGCAGGCACTGGGGTTGAGCGACTGCGTTGCATACGGCGTCTCGTTGCCGGGAACCGAGGGTCGTGCCGGCATGCTCGCTGTCCAGGACCCCGAACGGCGCACTGACTTGGACGCGCTGCTTGCTGCTCTGCGGCGCCAGTTGCCCGTTTATGCGGTGCCCCTCTTTGTGCGACTCACGCGCGCCGTCGACACCACGTCCACGTACAAGCTGAAGAAGGGTGAGCTGCAGCGGCACGAGTATCACCTCGACCAGCTGAGCGGCGATCCGTGCTTCTTCTTGGACCAGACCGCCGGCCGCTACGTGCCGCTCGATCGAGACCTGTATGAGCGCCTGAGTGCCGGCGTGTGTCGCCTCTAG